Proteins encoded in a region of the Colius striatus isolate bColStr4 chromosome 18, bColStr4.1.hap1, whole genome shotgun sequence genome:
- the ATP5PD gene encoding ATP synthase subunit d, mitochondrial, whose amino-acid sequence MAGRRAAVKAIDWAAFAERVPPNQKAMFNALKTRSDALSARLAALPEKPPAIDWAHYKAVVAKAGMVDEFQKKFSALKVPEPVDTQTAKIDAQEKEAAKSTAEYVEASKARIAQYEQELQKLRSMIPFDQMTLDDLHDAFPETRLDKQKYPYWPHKPIADL is encoded by the exons ATGGCGGGCCGCAGAGCTGCCGTCAAGGCCATCGACTGGGCGGCCTTCGCCGAGCGGGTGCCTCCCAACCAGAAGGCCATGTTCAACGCCCTGAAGACCCGCAGCGATGCGCTGTCGGCCAG GTTGGCTGCCCTCCCAGAGAAGCCCCCGGCCATCGACTGGGCTCACTACAAGGCAGTAGTTGCTAAGGCTGGCATGGTGGATGAGTTCCAGAAGAAG TTCAGTGCACTGAAGGTTCCTGAGCCTGTGGACACTCAAACTGCCAAAATTGATGCCCAGGAGAAGGAAGCT gCAAAGAGCACAGCTGAGTACGTGGAGGCCTCCAAAGCTCGTATTGCCCAATATGAGCAGGAG CTCCAGAAGCTCAGAAGCATGATTCCCTTTGATCAGATGACTTTGGACGACTTGCACGATGCTTTCCCTGAAACCAGGCTGGACAAGCAGAAGTATCCATACTGGCCCCACAAACCCATTGCTGATCTGTAA
- the KCTD2 gene encoding BTB/POZ domain-containing protein KCTD2, with protein MAERAAAAEGPPRGRTPSPGPGGAPGPPSPRASAAAAAGAAPAPAAASKWVRLNVGGTYFVSTRQTLCREPKSFLCRLCCQDGPELGSDKDETGAYLIDRDPTYFGPILNYLRHGKLIINKELAEEGVLEEAEFYNIASLVRLVKERIRDNENRTSQGPVKHVYRVLQCQEEELTQMVSTMSDGWKFEQLISIGSSYNYGNEDQAEFLCVVSRELNNSTNGIVKEPSEKAKILQERGSRM; from the exons ATGGCCGAGCGGGCGGCGGCTGCTGAGGGGCCGCCGCGGGGCCGCACGCCCAGCCCGGGCCCCGGCGGAGCCCCGGGGCCGCCCAGCCCCCGTGcgagcgcggcggcggctgccggcgcggctccggccccggccgccgcctccAAGTGGGTCCGGCTGAACGTGGGCGGCACGTACTTCGTGAGCACCCGGCAGACGCTGTGCCGGGAGCCCAAATCCTTCCTGTGCCGCCTCTGCTGCCAGGACGGGCCGGAGCTCGGCTCCGACAAG GACGAGACGGGCGCGTATCTCATCGACAGAGACCCCACCTACTTTGGTCCAATCCTGAACTACCTCCGACACGGGAAGCTCATCATAAACAAGGAGCTTGCAGAGGAAG GGGTACTGGAAGAGGCTGAGTTTTACAACATTGCATCTCTGGTGCGGCTGGTGAAGGAGCGGATACGGGACAACGAGAACAGAACCTCTCAA GGGCCTGTGAAGCACGTGTACAGAGTCCTGCAGTGCCAAGAGGAGGAGCTCACACAGATGGTGTCCACGATGTCTGACGGGTGGAAGTTTGAACAG CTGATCAGCATTGGATCTTCCTACAACTATGGAAATGAAGACCAGGCAGAATTCCTGTGTGTGGTGTCCAGGGAGCTCAACAATTCCACCAATGGCATCGTCAAGGAGCCGAGTGAGAAGGCAAAG ATCCTTCAGGAGCGAGGCTCCCGGATGTAG